In Corythoichthys intestinalis isolate RoL2023-P3 chromosome 11, ASM3026506v1, whole genome shotgun sequence, a single genomic region encodes these proteins:
- the slitrk2 gene encoding SLIT and NTRK-like protein 2, whose product MLSGVLLLSVLTVTSLSPSETESRKTSASKDICRIGCACEERENILNINCENKGFTTVSQFQAPPNKISQLFLNGNFLSRISANEFVNYGNVTSLHLGNNGLQEIRKNAFQGLRSLKRLHLNNNNLEGIKDDTFAGLESMEYLQADYNYISTIEPGAFSKLNKLKVLILNDNLLLSLPPNIFRFVLLTHLDLRGNRLKTLPFAGVLEHIGGIMEIQLEENPWNCTCDLIPLKSWLDTISVFVGDIVCETPFRLHGKDIGQLIKQDLCPRRNAGERAHPAPDSHFQGAMPATYLPGMVSPTRIPKASRPPKMRYRPTPRIGKDKHVFGPIMVYQTRSPVPILCPGVCVCTSQNPDSGLNINCQERKLQNISELNPKPSYPKKLHLTGNYLQVIYRTDLTEYSLLELLHLGNNRIGVIQEGAFENLTNLRRLYLNGNYIESLSQSLFAGLQSLQYLYLEYNVIKDILPQTFNALHNLQLLFLNNNLLRSLPDNVFGGTMLTRLNLRNNHFSYLPVKGVLDQLSAFIQIDLQENPWDCTCHIVALKNWMELSSTSVVVNEITCDSPSKHAGRLLRSLRNEAICPEPSEEPPPQYAPPTKAPTLVSPSTESPTPSFSSFFSSVSPTESRIEAPELHPEVPLSVLILGLLIVFILSVCFGAGLFVFVLKRRKGVEHVPTGSNNIDLHSFQVQYGSYNPEPTQDKHSESHVYNYIPPPVGSMCQNPIYIQKGGEQVAYYRNLKELSLGPLNAKKDDILTRSPGAYTISAVDLMDKSPTLPPEMLYQNVGERPNKELPTAAGPSPFSYNFCTLPKRPCIVPPYEAATAPRQVTNQDRLNKTALYGTPRKCFGVEPKSSEHQFLLHGKLKTEPDYLEVLEKQTAMSQL is encoded by the coding sequence ATGCTGAGCGGTGTCCTCTTACTGAGCGTCCTCACGGTCACCAGCCTGTCGCCATCTGAGACGGAGAGCCGCAAAACTTCAGCCTCCAAAGATATCTGCAGGATCGGCTGCGCTTGTGAGGAGAGAGAGAACATTTTGAATATTAACTGTGAGAATAAGGGATTTACTACTGTCAGCCAGTTCCAGGCACCCCCAAATAAGATCTCTCAGCTTTTTCTAAATGGGAACTTCCTGTCTCGTATCAGTGCAAATGAGTTTGTCAATTATggcaatgtcacctctctgcatCTGGGGAATAACGGATTACAGGAGATCAGAAAGAACGCTTTTCAGGGGCTGCGCTCCTTGAAAAGGCTGCACTTGAACAACAACAACCTGGAGGGGATAAAGGACGACACATTTGCGGGACTTGAGAGTATGGAGTATTTACAGGCAGATTATAATTATATCAGCACCATTGAACCGGGTGCTTTCAGTAAACTGAACAAGCTTAAAGTGTTGATCCTCAATGACAACCTCCTGCTATCTTTGCCTCCAAACATTTTCCGCTTTGTGCTCCTTACCCATTTGGATTTACGTGGTAACAGGCTCAAGACTTTGCCCTTTGCTGGGGTACTAGAGCACATTGGTGGAATCATGGAGATCCAGCTGGAGGAAAACCCATGGAATTGTACTTGCGATTTGATACCATTAAAGTCCTGGTTAGACACCATTTCGGTGTTTGTCGGGGACATCGTGTGTGAGACGCCGTTCAGGCTCCACGGGAAAGACATCGGCCAACTTATAAAACAGGACTTGTGTCCCCGCAGAAATGCTGGTGAGCGTGCTCACCCTGCACCTGACTCTCACTTTCAAGGGGCAATGCCCGCAACCTACCTTCCCGGCATGGTATCCCCCACCCGCATCCCTAAAGCCTCACGGCCACCTAAAATGCGATACAGGCCCACCCCTCGCATCGGAAAGGACAAACATGTCTTTGGGCCTATAATGGTTTACCAGACACGCTCCCCTGTGCCTATTTTGTGtcctggtgtgtgtgtgtgcacatcACAAAATCCAGACAGTGGACTTAACATCAACTGTCAAGAGCGGAAGTTGCAGAACATAAGTGAGTTGAACCCTAAGCCCTCCTACCCAAAGAAACTGCACCTGACCGGTAACTACCTTCAAGTGATATACAGAACTGATCTAACGGAGTACAGTCTTCTGGAGCTGCTACATTTAGGAAATAACAGGATTGGAGTCATTCAGGAAGGCGCATTTGAGAATCTGACCAATCTGAGGCGTCTCTATCTGAATGGGAATTACATCGAGTCACTTTCACAATCACTTTTTGCTGGCCTGCAGTCCCTCCAGTATCTCTATTTGGAATATAATGTCATCAAAGACATTTTACCTCAGACATTCAATGCTTTGCATAACCTTCAGCTGCTTTTCCTCAACAATAACCTGCTAAGATCACTGCCTGACAATGTTTTCGGGGGTACCATGTTAACAAGACTCAATTTACGGAATAATCATTTCTCCTATCTCCCCGTTAAGGGTGTGCTTGACCAGTTATCTGCGTTCATTCAGATTGACCTCCAAGAAAACCCCTGGGACTGCACCTGTCATATTGTAGCACTCAAAAACTGGATGGAACTGTCCAGTACCAGTGTAGTGGTTAATGAAATCACTTGTGACTCACCCTCTAAGCATGCTGGCCGCCTGCTGCGCTCACTGCGCAATGAGGCCATCTGTCCCGAGCCAAGTGAAGAGCCCCCGCCTCAATATGCCCCCCCTACCAAAGCCCCTACATTAGTGAGTCCTAGCACTGAGTCACCAACACCCTCTTTCTCCTCTTTTTTCAGCTCAGTCAGCCCCACTGAATCACGAATCGAAGCCCCAGAGTTACATCCAGAAGTCCCGCTTTCAGTTCTAATTCTTGgacttctcattgttttcattttgtcTGTCTGTTTCGGTGCAGGGctctttgtttttgttcttaAACGACGCAAGGGGGTGGAACATGTCCCGACAGGCTCTAACAACATAGATCTTCACTCGTTCCAAGTGCAGTACGGCTCCTACAATCCTGAACCGACTCAAGATAAACATTCTGAAAGTCATGTATATAATTACATCCCCCCACCTGTGGGTTCCATGTGCCAGAATCCAATTTACATACAAAAAGGTGGCGAGCAGGTGGCATATTATCGAAACCTCAAGGAGTTAAGCTTGGGGCCGCTGAATGCAAAGAAGGATGATATTCTCACACGTAGCCCGGGAGCTTATACCATTAGTGCAGTGGATTTAATGGATAAATCGCCAACATTGCCTCCTGAGATGTTATATCAAAATGTAGGGGAGAGGCCAAACAAGGAGCTCCCGACAGCTGCTGGCCCCTCTCCTTTCAGTTACAATTTTTGCACTTTACCCAAGAGACCTTGCATCGTGCCCCCGTACGAGGCTGCCACGGCCCCACGACAAGTCACCAACCAGGACAGGTTGAACAAAACCGCGCTGTATGGAACCCCCAGGAAATGTTTTGGGGTGGAGCCCAAAAGCAGTGAGCACCAATTTCTTCTCCATGGCAAGCTAAAAACAGAACCAGACTATTTGGAAGTACTGGAGAAACAGACTGCTATGAGCCAGCTGTAA